In Alnus glutinosa chromosome 7, dhAlnGlut1.1, whole genome shotgun sequence, the sequence GAATTGTCAAAGCGTCCTTTATTACTTTCTATTTACAATTTATCACTCTCAAATACCTAAGCTCATTATGGCCTCCtcggtgaaaaaaaaaaaatcttgattttGTCCTTGGATGgaaggtttatttttaattaagtacaTGCTTGAAAATTGCTATAGCCTATAGGTAAGTGCTGATGGAATTGCCCATATGTGCTTCCTTATCCAACCATGACCCTGCTTTATAATTCCATTATTCTATATGACTAATATCTGTGGATAAGCCCAAATCCATGAAGCCGAACTGCCCCAACCAAAATTAAATCAAGGACGAGGTCACTCTTCTTGTGAAGTTatgaaaaagacaagaaaaagaaaattagaatgGATCGTTGGAGTCATTGATTGGTTGGTTAAAGGTTGACCTAACCCGCCGGGCCGTGGACCCTGGTCCCTGTTTGATAATGTCAAATATGTTACCGTGTTTTCAAAACTTGGAGAGAGCCGAATGTAGAGGACTTTTGTGAAGTGATTTTACCGACTTTTCAGCAAAGGGTTCTAGAAGTCTGAATGCCAACAAATTGGATAcaacacaaattttttataaattggtttttacaattttcatataaaaataacacgtgtcgtctttttaagcatgtaaaagcacattttttttttattaaggataAATCAAACtgcaaaaaatgaatcgtttgctaattgcgtttttaaaaacttgcgatttgaaaaagtaagtgctttttttgaaaatacgAAATTTTTAAATgctaacctccgattttaaaggtcaaactgtgattttaccaaacgattaactgtgtttttaaaaattattttttttcaaatttcacgttttaaaattgttatttttaaatcgcactttttaaaatcgtaaattcaAACGGattttaatactattaaaaagatatgtgagaagtacatgctattaaaataacacgTGTTTTTTACATggtaaatgacacatgtcactgttaaatatgatttatataaaatttctcaCAAACgtgtttgtagaaaatttatgtcagCTTGAAAACAGATGGAGACgtatttgtagaaaatttatgccCCGATGAAGACAGATGAAAACGTGTTTGTAGAAAATCAGATGGAACCAAATGAGACATACAAAAAAGTAGCTGTCTGTTGAAGGTTGAAATTGTCGGGATGTGCTTTGTGGTTGGACCATATCAGTCttgaatattatttatataaaattatgaaattgcCGGGAAGTGCTTTGTGGTTGGACCATTACATGGGTTCATATGACTCACGCCGAGGTTGGTCCACAGGAAATCAGGAATGAAGTCGATGGGCAAGCCATAGAGTTAAACTAACCCAACTAAACTCCACATTTAGTGACAGATTGACTTTTATTACATTGCCAATGTTTATGGTTGTTGGCATGTTGCCTTGTCGGACACACAACACCTTGGCAAAATGTGTGGACAGAAGGATAAACTTGTTTCCAAGCAATACAcacaatatatttatatatatatatatatatcaatttgacTATTAGTTGGTTAAATATTGACCTAACATGACGGTCCCATTTGGCACATAAAGAGCATTCAAATCAGTTTATACATACTTTATCTgatttttagctaaaaaaaatcactcttctatttacttttcaaaaataacacattatatctattttttttccctgttataataaaataattaatttaacaatttttttttaatataaataaaaatgcatacCTCTCTCTTGCTTAACTGTACAGGCCGCGTACTCGTCGTTCATCATTGTACGCACTGACCGCCAAGCTCCGTTGTTATGCTCGCTGTCAAGCTTTGTCTTGTGCTCCAAAGGAGAGAtcgagagaagagagagagtgcaattttttttattaagctATAACGTGTTTTCAAATTTAGACAttttaaaaacactaaaaataatctttatttttatgtcatatcataatactttttcaaaaaagagaTGATACACATTCATCTTTTATCtatctcttttgtaaatttgttaTTTGGGATCATATGTTGATTTTATGTGATCCCACGTAttcaatgaaatatatatatattttttaaaaaaatatcattttaagtAACATTAACAAACGGCTATGTTTGGCGTTGGGAGGTGCGTGCATAGGCATGAATAATGactcataatttattttatactaTAATTCTGTCTATAATATTTGTTGTCCCCATTAGTCTAAGAACACCTATATGGCTATCTGTATTCTTCTCCTTCCTTGggctttctttttaattttttaatttttatttttaactggaTTTAGAAAGTGACCCACTTAAATATACTAACGCCCTCATATATGagagctttttttcttttttctttttaaaagcataTATGAGAGCTTTTACTTACCGATCAAGCCTTCGATTTCAATAATTATAAGTGCTTGGAACTATAAACCAAACACTCTTcattgtttttataaaaaagtattaattaagaaTTTGTCCATGAAGTCACGATCGGAGCCACTTTTGTTTGGGTGAGGCCATGAAGATGCGATCCTTTATGCTTAATTGGATTATCCATCATTCAAATCGGTCCCAAGGAAAATATAAGTGAAACGAGAAAGAAAGTTAtttcaaattgttaaattacccgttattttaaaatgataagttgataaaaaataatgaatttaatagtttaatatTATCTCTCACATACATATGACTCGGATATTATGTTGAATCattaattatctcaaaaacttaattaaGTTGACAAGAAATGATGaatatgattaattaattaatattttaacatgtagatttaaaaaaaaaatggtgttgTAATTTAAATGCAATGTTAAAAAAGTTCtctgaataaaatttaaattagcAAGACATATGCAAACCTCATGGAATATAAATACAATTCATCAActaacaaaaaccctaattatTGTAGCTTctcaaaaatttcttatttgtCCCTTTTTTTTGGCGATAAATTATACACATATATCTCATCTTATACCCTACTTTTATgaaggatgaaaaaaaaaaaaaaaaaatgttattggaCTCATTTGTTATAACATCAATTTAACTTTTTGTGATATTTATTATTAGTGGACAAAACTTTATTTCAAACTTCTTTATTAAACTGATATAGGTCCTTAGAgtatatgataaaaaaaatatatctaaaaatcatatctttattaaaaaaaacatataaatttcacatattttaaaGACATTTGTCAGTTTAATAggctaaattattaaaattctctTAGCCCAATTTAAAAAACTAACTTTATGCATCACAATAAACTTATTATGCAAGGAGCCGATGACTTTTTATTGGCAATTGACAGGGGTGGAGCCCCTTGAGGCTTTGAGGGGGGCTGCCCCGCAAGCCCCAaggtttttttcaaaaaaaaaaaaaagaaaagacctaaaataaaaatttagaattttgcccttaattatgttttttaaattttgattctctcaaattttttattttattttatttttttaatttgaccgCAAATTTAAAAGCCAGCTCCGCCCTGACAATTGATCCATTTGAGTTACACCATATATCACCGTTTTGTTCAAGTATGTCACCGTCAATAGGGGATCGAGCTCCGGCGAAGCTGGGTCAACGAAAAGTTAATTGACAAATAATACCCGTCCACCTGTACATGATCCTTCCGATTAAATTAGTTTGAGGTCCCACAGAAAAgcataaagaaaaagaactcaACTTAGCTTGTTTCCACCCAATTTCTCACACGAGACCCAGTCTCCAGGTATTCGATCGTGTGaccaagtcttttttttttttttttttttttttttttttttttttttttaatttaatttctggGTGTGTGACCAAgtcacataaaaataataaatttaaccTAATTTTAAATCACTGAAAATTGGGCAAAGATTCGAGGAAACAAGCTAAGAAGTCAGAGGTCTCAACTCTCACGTATGCAAGTCATATTAAAATTGCGAGGCTTACAACTTCCATGACGCCAATAAAACATGAAACCAATAGGTTTGGTTAATAATAGTTTCATCCGATAAATACAACAATTATATAAAAGTAATTTGAGTAATTAGTGTGAGAGAGCTAAATAAAACTCATTTAGACAAGTGGGTTCTATATAAACTCTTTCAAATTACCAGTTCTAACAATTTAAacagctaatttttcaaatctaCCCGTTGTCACCGGAAACCTTCATGTAAGAAAGTAAACTGTCAACATTTTcctccaataaaaaaatattgaagttcTCCCCCAGTTTCACACATCGATCTCTATTGTTTATTTTGTaaactattttaattgaaatggagacCTCAGCTCTACTTATATGTTAaactattatttatttgaaaatctTAAGCTGCTAAGAAAGtgcaaatttaataaatattattagTTTAAGACAGCCAATTTGAACCAAACAAGATTAGCTATgagattaaaaatatttgttgaagTGAGGTAAGGAAGTACGTCGATTGATCAATTTGATAAAACCAATTATTGAAGACTACGGGCCATGCACTgtatggaataaaaaaaataaaaacagacaACAACGAGGAGTTCCAATCAAAACGGCAAGGTTAGACCAACAGCCGCCTCATAAGAATCATATACGTTCTAGAGCCAATGGGTGCACGTGCCTATATCAGAAATTACACGTGGAAGAAGTCAAAGCAAAGCTCACACTACCATAAATAGGACGCCCACACCGTATCCCCTTACAGATACAAAACGACCAAACTCCGTCAATAAAAACCAACCGCCAAAAGGGCCAAGTAATTGAATCAAAAAAAAAGGGCCAAGCAAAAATCTGTTTTCGAAGAATCCCGAGATATCCCTTCAACGCAATTGCGTGTAAAATAACGTAGAAGCTTCCGTGGCAAGAAATCTCCCCAATAATTATATCTTTTCGCTTTAGCCAAATCACCATCGGTACCTTTAATAACtgaataactatatatatatatacatggaattttctttttcctctaaTTCAAGCTTTCGTTTCAGTTTGTCTCGTTGAGTCGTTGTTCTCTCTCAAACCCAGAAGAGCACATTTCTTTCAAGGAATCAGAGATCCTTCTTGCAAAGGTATGAACTTCCATTCCTTCTAAAGAATATCCGATCCTTAAAACccttgttaatgtgtttttacTACAGTGTTTTTAACTGTTATAAAGAGTTCTCCATTTGAGGAAAGCGCTTGTACCTGTCAAATGACATCTTTGTTGTCTTTGAATCTTTCTGCCGTAGATAACTGGTTCTTTTGTGCGGTTCCTTAACAAGCTTTGATGTTTCTTTGTGTTGTATTTCTGTTCCTTTAAGAATTATTGTTTCAATGAATTTGGTTCTGACTTCTGCGCAGTAAAATTTCTGAATAACGGGACTTGGGGTTTTTGCATGTATTGCAGGATTTTGGACTTGTGGTGGGTGCTTGACGTGTACGGAATTAAAATGTTGGGGGATCTCATAACCAGAGTTCTTGTGTATGTTGCTGCACCGATATATATTCTCATAGATGTTCATCTCAGATCTTGAAattcattttttgttgttgatagcTTGTTATGATTGATTACTCAATTGGTTTTTGGAATTATAGacgtattttatttatttatttattttgttttttgggtgcCAGGCTGATTCTTGGTTATGCATATCCTGCCCTTGAGTGTTACAAAACAGTGGAGAAGAACAGGGTCGACATCGAAGAACTTCGATTTTGGTGTCAATATTggtaaaaaaacaattttcttttcacttaATCTTGCCAGTAGAGGGTTTTTACTTGTTATTTCAAATTGAAGGGCATTGGATGACTTGATGCTAGTTCAATTTGATCCCTAAGATCATAAGGTTAATTACCATCGTAAGCCCGAAAATTGCTGTAAAATTTGTCAATAGGGCAGTCTCGTTGTTGGGCCCGGTCTGCTCGGACACCTGCTCGAGCAAGTGGAGCTCGGACAACCTCTGATCTAAATCCCACAATACGAAAATTGTTTGACATGATGCTTTCATTTATTCAATAATGATGATGCTTTTGGTTATCCAAAATAGGTCCACTCTTGTAAATGGGCTTAGAAATTAGATGGGGAAAGAATTAACGAGAATTTATGAGAAATAAGTTCTCTAGTTGGTCATCAGCATCATGTGATAAACTTCGATCGGTGGCTACCGTTCAAGCCATTGAAGAATGATTACACATGTCATCACTCATCAATACCCATATGTAGTAGATACACAATTATATGCTTCTGGGGCACATGAAATTGAATCTCGCCGTTGTCATCAATTCTGCAGGATCCTTGTGGCAATTGTAACAGTTCTTGAGAGGGTTGCGGACATATTCATTTCATGGTATGCCTCTACTTTGTACATACTGATACTCTCAATCtttaattaacttgtaattaatttttgataagtaattaaattttgtgAAGGCTGCCCATGTATGGTGAGCTGAAGCTGGCCTTTTTCATCTACCTATGGTATCCAAAAACCAAGGTAAAAGAGATCTTCATCGATTCAAATGAATTCATACTTACAAATTCACCATGTTTGAGCCTGATAATGTAAAAACTTTTGCATAATGAAGGGAACCGGCTATGTGTATGATACCATGTTGAAGCCTTACGTGGCGATGCACGAACCGGACATCGACCACAAGTTGCTGGAGTGGAGAGCAAGAGCCTGGGATTTGGCCGTTTTCTATTGGCAAAACTGCACAGAATTGGGGCAGACGGCATTCCTCCAGGTCCTGGAGAAATTTGCTGCTCAGACTGGAAGGTTTAGGAACGTTGGACATGAGGTGGGTTCTCGATTTCACCAGGGTAGTTCATGATTCCCATAGATTATTAGCTCATTATTAGTTCTTCACCCACAACAGCAAATCAGATCATGATATTGATTGGTATGAGATAATGTTGTGATACACCGAGCCATAGAAGCCATGGGTTGAGCTTGTAATCCCCATTTGTCACAAGTGGACACATCCCTGTAATTGGAAATCCCTTATATTACCTCTGCCGGCATCGAGCTCCACCTAAACAGGAACTCAACGGTTGTCTATTCTTGTTTATATTGGGTTTTGGTGACTATAAAAGCCAATCATAATttcatcaatttaattaaacgggttaaatTAAATGTCGCGTGTGAGACTTGAGCTATAACaaaacccatttaattaaacaagtcaaacCCTAATCGCTACTTTCTCGTGTCAAAATTTGTTTGGCTTGACCACCCGACCAGGAAGCCTTGCTTGGGCAGGGGCTCTGTAACAGCCCCTGTTATTACTTCTGTCCCTCCTCATCCGTCACAAGTAAAGAAGCTCTCGTTGTCCGTTGGACAGAGGCATTATTAACTGCGTTTCTTAAATGTTTTGGTCTATTTTGAACAACAATAGAAAATTGACAACCAGGTTTCCCTTGATAAAATAAACCAGTATTTTGATTTACATAATAACACAACTTAACCAACCTTTGCAGAGAACCAATCACAATCATCACGATTCGGGCACGTCCCCGCCGCCCCCAAACGGTCCGCCGCCCAAGCAAGACAGTCAGTCAGACAAGAGCAACAACAAGTGGCCTCCGGCTCCGAGCGCCCCTCCACTTCCCGGTAGCACAATCAACCGCTTCATGGCCGAGCCGCCAAAATCCGAGGCCCACCTCCACAACCAAGCGGAGTACGAATTCCCGGACGACTCGGACCCCGGCACACCAGCTTCCCCGGAAACCCACCGGAACCAAAAGTTCAACCTAAAGTTTAGGCGCGCCCCAAGACCACACTATTGATCAGAATTGTACAAATACCAAAGAATTCATTCATTTCATTCTTTTGCTCTGATGCTTGTAATACACATCTCTCCTTTTCTACTATTCGAACATTGTAAATTTTAAAGGCTAGAAAAAGTGAAACCTATTCTGTCAAACCACATTCACGCACACACAATACAAGGGCATGAGAGGGTCTTCGTTATCTGCTCACGGTGGCCAGACAGGCGTGGAGGATCCGATGGAGGAGTTGTGTGAGGTAGGCGAGGCAGGAGGAGAGGCGGAGGCAGAGGCGGCGGAAAAAGTGGGTTGGGCCGGAGGAGCCAGGGGAGGAGGACATGGGCTGGAGGTAGGCCCAGGCGGCCTGTTTGACCAGGCGGTTGCGGATCGAGATCTCGTACCCGGAggaggcggcggcggcggcggtggGGGACCCGATTCCAGCGGCGGAGGCGGGGAGGAGGTCTTTGAGGGAGGTGTAAGCAGGACAGGACTTTAGAGTGGTGGAGACCAGGTCTAAGTCCAGCTGCGGTGGCGCCACCCCGTTCTGATGTGGGAGGCTGTTGGAGCCGTAAATGGTTTTGGTGGTGCTGGAGAGGAGGGCGAGCTTCGCGGGAACCACCACCGACGTAGAGATCGAGTGCCTGCGACGCAGAGATGACAACGACGGCGCCGGCGTTTGCGTCGGAGGCGCCTCTGGTTTTAATGCGGCAGAGTCGTCCATGCTAGAGCCACACTGAGAGAAAGACAGAGAGTCTAGAGTGGTGCGTCTGGGCGGCTAGCGCTTTTGCAATTTATTCTCTACGGACTACG encodes:
- the LOC133872812 gene encoding putative HVA22-like protein g, with the translated sequence MLGDLITRVLVLILGYAYPALECYKTVEKNRVDIEELRFWCQYWILVAIVTVLERVADIFISWLPMYGELKLAFFIYLWYPKTKGTGYVYDTMLKPYVAMHEPDIDHKLLEWRARAWDLAVFYWQNCTELGQTAFLQVLEKFAAQTGRFRNVGHERTNHNHHDSGTSPPPPNGPPPKQDSQSDKSNNKWPPAPSAPPLPGSTINRFMAEPPKSEAHLHNQAEYEFPDDSDPGTPASPETHRNQKFNLKFRRAPRPHY
- the LOC133872813 gene encoding uncharacterized protein LOC133872813 encodes the protein MDDSAALKPEAPPTQTPAPSLSSLRRRHSISTSVVVPAKLALLSSTTKTIYGSNSLPHQNGVAPPQLDLDLVSTTLKSCPAYTSLKDLLPASAAGIGSPTAAAAASSGYEISIRNRLVKQAAWAYLQPMSSSPGSSGPTHFFRRLCLRLSSCLAYLTQLLHRILHACLATVSR